Proteins encoded in a region of the Natator depressus isolate rNatDep1 chromosome 23, rNatDep2.hap1, whole genome shotgun sequence genome:
- the LOC141976220 gene encoding LOW QUALITY PROTEIN: rho guanine nucleotide exchange factor 3-like (The sequence of the model RefSeq protein was modified relative to this genomic sequence to represent the inferred CDS: inserted 1 base in 1 codon): protein MDEEGLAEQESWSPVHRERSQTSGSLSEGSGKKRKQQGVPGMGQQGPEPQTSDDKEPCTKRVKPVAKTLSAPGPPSAKVTPLKRLSQSIQRSISFKTEPRPPGYIPPPRAGGCRRRSSKLWSETFDRVSEELSAREVKRQEVIFELMQGEQQLVADLNLVKKNYYEPMLTLAILPEAELREIFGTLDSLAPLHEDLLGRLLGLRQEDGTVPELGPTLLDWLPGLRAYESYCCHQVWAKARLDRRKQEPAVGEFLRLCQESAFSRKLELWSFLDLPRSRLVKYPLLLREVLRQTPPEHPDQAPLQRAVALAQDLVGLINRKTGEAECRYYQQRLSYPEGAPRHPGIDRSSLLLCHGDLRNSKGQRLHVFLFQEALALTRPVLQGEQVVFQLQGPPLPVDQLEVQDLPDGGARLGGXLRERGRSCLRVSAGARAHTLQAADAFDKQQWLSRLRQALAARPPPELDGSLGPLAALRLDCDPPMDHT, encoded by the exons ATGGATGAGGAGGGGCTGGCGGAGCAGGAATCATG GTCCCCGGTGCATCGGGAGCGATCCCAGACCTCAGGGTCCCTGTCCGAGGGCTCgggg AAGAAACGGAAGCAGCAGGGGGTGCCTGGCATGGGGCAGCAGGGGCCTGAGCCCCAGACCTCTGATGACAAG gagccctgcaCCAAGCGGGTGAAACCTGTCGCCAAGACCCTGTCGGCCCCGGGGCCCCCCTCGGCCAAGGTGACACCCCTGAAACGCCTGAGCCAGTCGATCCAG AGGTCCATCAGCTTCAAGacggagccccgccccccaggctaCATCCCgcctccccgggctgggggctgccggCGCCGCAGCAGCAAACTCTGGAGCGAGACCTTTGATCGGGTCAGTGAGGAGCTCTCGGCCCGTGAGGTGAAACGCCAGGAg gtGATCTTCGAGCTGATGCAGGGGGAGCAGCAACTGGTCGCCGATTTGAACCTGGTGAAGAAg AACTACTACGAGCCGATGCTGACGCTGGCCATCCTGCCCGAGGCCGAGCTGCGCGAGATCTTCGGGACCCTGGATTCCCTGGCGCCGCTGCACGAAG ACTTGCTGGGGCGGCTGCTGGGTCTGAGGCAGGAGGATGGGACGGTGCCTGAGCTGGGACCCACCCTGCTGGACTGG ctgcccgggcTGCGGGCCTACGAATCCTACTGCTGCCACCAGGTGTGGGCCAAGGCGCGGCTGGACCGCCGCAAGCAGGAGCCGGCGGTGGGGGAATTCCTGCGCCTGTGCCAGGAGTCGGCCTTCAGCCGCAAGCTGGAGCTTTGGAGCTTCCTGGACCTGCCCCGCAGCCGCCTGGTCAAGTACCCCCTGCTGCTGCGGGAGGTGCTGCGCCAGACGCCCCCCGAGCACCCCGACCAGGCGCCCCTGCAGCGGGCG GTGGCGCTGGCCCAGGACCTGGTGGGGCTGATCAACAGGAAGACGGGGGAGGCCGAGTGCCGGTACTACCAGCAACGGCTGAGCTACCCCGAGGGGGCGCCCCGGCACCCCGGCATCGACCGCTCCAGCCTGCTGCTCTGCCACGGGGACCTCCGCAACAGCAAGGGGCAG aggCTGCATGTGTTCCTGTTCCAGGAGGCGCTGGCGCTGACCCGGCCCGTCCTGCAGGGGGAGCAGGTCGTGTTCCAGCTCCAGGGGCCCCCCCTGCCCGTCGACCAGCTGGAGGTGCAGGACCTGCCTGACGGGGGGGCCCGGCTTGGGG CCCTGCGTGAGCGCG gcaGGAGCTGCCTGCGGGTCAGCGCCGGGGCCCGGGCCCACACGCTGCAGGCGGCCGACGCCTTCGACAAGCAGCAGTGGTTGAGCCGCCTGCGCCAGGCCCtggccgcccgcccgcccccggaGCTCGACGGCAGCCTGGGGCCCCTGGCCGCCCTGCGCCTGGACTGTGACCCCCCCATGGACCACACCTGA
- the LOC141976222 gene encoding uncharacterized protein LOC141976222: MAAPAWSERVRELLKRMNNFHEPGSSRDQCLPFLVAGQRVGSVPAPVAQRLQGYPAVFTVCPGPSHIELHPQLASHEQRTAAVGQVLTELRDLGAFPCLREWRDEHYEVMPQFCDPPLFSMERAATALLGVRCYGTHLNGYTWRGGRPCMWLGRRAPTKPTYPGRLDNLAAGGIAAGLGVMETLVKECQEEACIPPTLAAKARPVGTISYTYEDHRGIFPECQFVFDLELPEDFEPRVGDGEMQEFYLWGLDEVKNAIASGDFKPNCALVALDFLIRHGHIQPHHEPHYAELVEGLHRTL; the protein is encoded by the exons ATGGCGGCTCCCGCGTGGTCCGAGCGGGTCCGGGAGCTGCTGAAGCGGATGAACAATTTCCACGAGCCCG GCTCGTCCCGGGACCAGTGCCTGCCGTTCCTGGTGGCGGGGCAGCGCGTGGGCTCCGTGCCCGCCCCGGTAGCCCAGCGGCTCCAGGGCTACCCGGCTGTGTTCACCGTGTGCCCCGGGCCCAGCCACATTGAGCTCCACCCGCAGCTGGCATCCCACGAGCAGCGCACGGCCGCCGTGGGGCAGGTGCTCACGGAGCTGCGCGACCTGGGGGCTTTCCCCTGCCTGCGTGAATGGAGAGACGAG CACTATGAGGTGATGCCCCAGTTCTGCGACCCGCCTCTGTTCAGCATGGAGCGCGCGGCCACCG CGCTGCTGGGGGTTCGCTGCTACGGCACCCACCTGAACGGCTACACCTGGCGCGGGGGCCGCCCCTGCATGTGGCTGGGCCGCCGCGCCCCCACCAAGCCCACCTACCCCGGCCGGCTGGACAACCTG GCGGCGGGGGGCAtcgcggcagggctgggggtgatggAGACGCTGGTGAAGGAGTGCCAGGAGGAGGCCTGCATCCCCCCCACGCTGGCAGCTAAGGCCCGGCCCGTGGGCACCATCAG ctacaCCTATGAGGACCATCGGGGCATCTTCCCCGAGTGCCAGTTTGTCTTCGATCTGGAGCTGCCCGAAGACTTCGAGCCCCGCGTGGGCGACGGGGAGATGCAGGAGTTTTACCTGTGGGGCCTAGATGAG GTGAAGAACGCCATCGCCTCAGGTGACTTCAAACCCAACTGCGCGCTGGTCGCCCTGGATTTCCTCATCCGGCACGGCCACATCCAGCCCCACCACG AGCCCCACTACGCCGAGCTGGTCGAGGGGCTGCACCGGACCCTGTGA